GACTACGATGGTTGAACAAATCTATAAAATCCTGTGGATCTTTCATAGAATCCAGCCTATGTGCATTATTCTTGTGACACCAAGGTCCTTACCAAGAAGATATTGCTCTTTAGAAATTGCCAACAGCACAGTGGAGaaaaagtttttgagcgGCGGTCTGAACTCCAAGTTTGTGAAATTCCAGCTCGACAATGTGGTCCTTGATTTCATTCCCCACTCAAGTTATGTTAACGAAAGTATTTTTTCAGAACATTTGTCGAGCTTAAGGCATAGCGCTATTGGCCAGGAAAATGCGATGCTGAGCGGCAATTCAGGAGCTCTGCCTTGGCAAACTTCTGGAATTGACTACAGGGAAAAGTGTATGGACAACAGAAACAACAAAGACCTCACTACGTTCTCTAGCATCATTGATATACTAGAATGGCGCTCTGCAAAGCAGAGCGATGAATTTGCATTTAGCGATGGAATCGCAGGGTCTTCAGTGGCAAACTCCAGCCCAAATAATGTGCATAGCAAAGTTTCATGGAAGACCTTCAGTTCCATTGTGGGAAATTTTGTCAAGAAGATAGTTCAGTCTAAAACTCCCCTGAAAAGCGGCGACCACGTAGCCATTCTGAGTGGCAACTCTGTTGAATATGTTGCTACTGTAATAGCATGCTTTTATTGCAATTTGGTTGTCATACCCATTGCTCCATTAAACGAAGCTTATCCTAATGAAGAAGTAAACTTCTTAATGAGTGTGGTCAATAATCATAATGTCAAACGTATCTTCGTGGACGCTAAAATGTACGCTATGTTAGAAGATGGGACCTCTATTAGCAGGCAAATAAAGAAATTCAAGCACCTTCTTCCCAAAATTACTGTATTCTCAAAGATtaaaaagaagaatgatATATCGCCCAGTAATTTCAAGGACGTACTGAAAAACAGACGAGGCTCGCTAACCAGTGAGTCAAGCCCATGTGTCATATGGATAGATCGCGAAACCGATATCCATCAAGAAATAAACGTCGTGGTGACACATAAAGTTCTTCTCAATATGTGCAAGATAGTCAAAGAAACATTACAGCTTACGAGCGACAGCCCAGTCATTTCCATGTACAAGCATACGGCTGGCTTAGGATTCATTCAAACATGTCTAATTGGGATTTATGTGGGAACAACGTCCTGTTTTTTCAACTACCAAGACATTTTAGGAGACGCAACAAACTTTCTGATATCACTGCAAAACTTTAGtgtgaagaacttgattttgagTCCAGAAATGCTTTACCTAATCCTTGACAGGGCAAACTCCATAATTGAGAGAGGGCGTGCCATTGGGTCGGGCAGGAAAGATTCGAAGCTGGCAAAAACAATGCTGAGGCcagacttcttgaaaaaagtcCGAAATATAATGATACCATTCAAAGGAAGGCCCCTCACTAATACCATCCAGGCGTGCTTGGAAAAGTACCCTTCCATTGTTATCAACACCTCGCAGCTGAATTATGTTTACCAGCACATTTTCAACCCTCTAGTCGCGCTCAATCCTCTTAATGTCCCTTCACTGGATATATATTTGGACCTCACCTCATTGAGAGAAGGGCTTGTAAGAGACATTAATCCAAATGGCCTTACTTCTTCAGATCTGAGCCAGTATCTGCATTTGCAAAGCTCTGGGGTTGTTGCAGTTTGCACGGACGTCCCAATTGTCAACCCCGAGACGCTGGAGCCGTGCTACGAAAACGAAATTGGGGAAATATGGTGCTGCTCCGAAGCTAATGTCTACGACTACTGGATTAGCAAAGTAACTTCGCCTGAAAAACAGGTCAGGTTTTCGGGCAAAAAAGCCAACCTACAAAAAACTTCCTTCGTATCTGCGCAGTTCAAGTCCAAGCTAGGAGGACAGGCCGACAATGGGCTTTCCTATCTGCGGACAGGCGACTTGGGCTTCATTAAAAGGATCAAATGCACCGACTCTCGCGACAATACCCTCGAATTGGCAGTGCTTTATGTCTTGGGTAGCATCAATGAAACTGTCGAGATTCTAGGGTTGACGCATTTCGTTAGCGATCTGGAGGCCACCGTGAAAAGCGCGCATCCCTGCATTGCGAACTGCATGGTTGCCAAGGTAGGAGGACTTCTCAGCTGTCTCGTAGAATGCCGCAATAGCAGGGGATACGAGCATTCAAACATAACCCCGCTCATCGTTGCTGCACTCCTTAAGAAGAACGGTGTTGTCCTCGATCTCTGCTGCTTTGTTAAGCCAAAGTCCGCGCGTATCACGGGAAATGCATGGCAAACTAACCGCATGACGCTGCTTAAGGATTGGCTTAAGGGGCGCCTTCAAGTCGAAGCCCAGTTTGGAATCAATTACGGCGAGAATAATTCAATTTATCTTCTCTCTGACTTTGCAGAAAGGAAATAATCTGCAGATCCAATGACGTGCCTGCAATTGCAACACCTGTTGCCGTTACCAAATTCGAGGCGTTTTTAAGGTACTCCGAATGCCACCTGATGCTTTTGCGCATGCAtgccaagaaatttgagCCACATGCCTCGATATAGAATATTTTCGTATGTCCATAACTATGAGTAATGTGAAACTTAACGAGAGccaatttcaagaataaaTATGGTTCTGACCTTAAGATAAGAAAAAGCGAAGCACTTCTAAGGGCCACAAGAAGCACAGAATCGTTCGTTCGAGACTCTAATAAGAATAGGTTGACACAAGCGAGTTAAAGGGCTGAGAAAGAGTAAGATCATAGCGGAATAGACCAAAAACAACGGGATGAGTCTCACGTTAGGGCAAGCCATATGGGCCTCTGTCAAGCCAATAATCAAGATCTATCTTATTATGGGATGCGGCTTTCTGCTTGCCAGGCTAAATATACTGACAGTGGAAGCCACGCGAGCCATCTCAGACATTGTACTGAcgcttctgcttccttGTCTTTCGTTTAACAAGATTGTAGGGAACATAGAGGATCAAGACATCAAGCAGGTGGGTATAATTTGCCTATCATCGGTTTTAATCTTCGCCACCGGCTGGTTCTTTGCATATGTCATCCGGATGTTCCTACCTGTGCCAAAGCAATGGCGGGGTGGAATCCTGGCTGGAGGCATGTTTCCTAACATCAGCGACTTGCCAATCGCCTACCTGCAAACAATGGATCAAGGCCTAATCTTCACCGAGGAGCAGGGGAATAAGGGCGTGGCCAATGTCATCATCTTTCTAGCAATGTTCCTCATCTGCGTCTTCAACTTGGGAGGGTTTAGGCTGATAGAAAAGGACTTCAACTACCACGATAAGGAGAGTGCATACGTTAACGAGGATTATGAGATGGCAGATTCTCACAAGGCTGAGGACTCTCGGAGTTCAAGCGATATAGCTCCGGGCGGTTCTCGCGCGACACCTACGCCTACGTATCGTAGTAACACAAGGGACCAAACCAGTTTGAACTCGCTCACACCCGAAGAATCTACTACCAACTCAGGGCCCTCTATTGATACTAACCAACCGGTCGCTTTGACTAACGGGATCCAGAGAAACAGGTCTGATAGACGAGGATCTTTAGCAGGTTCAGTCAGGGCCCTGGAGCTTCGGGAAATGCCGTCTCAGGACATCACAGACCTGGTAAGAGAATATTCCAATGTTGACCAGTTCGGCCGCAGACGCAGTTCGACGGCGCACTCGCAAACGGGGTCAGGGAGGAGAGCCTCGCTTGTTCGCCGCATTCAAACATCGGACCTTACAAGGATGGTGACCTCTGATGCTGCCGTGACGGGTAAGGACGTTGAAGAATCAGGCAAGTCGCTTCCTCATTGGATATACAAACTCGTGCCCACTCCTTACATTGTCTTTTTCCTGAAAAACTGCTTAAGGCCCTGCTCGATGGCGGTAATTTTATCTCTTATCATTGCATTTATTCCATGGGTTAAAGCGCTTTTTGTAACGAGTGAAAACACCCCTCACATAAAGCAAGCGCCTGATAACCAGCCTGCCCTGTCCTTCTTCATGGACTTTACTGCCTATATCGGCGCGGCGTCTGTGCCCTTCGGTTTGTTGTTACTGGGCGCAACGCTCGGGAGACTTAAATTAAAGAAACTATATCCtggattttggaaaagcgCAGTCCTTCTTGTCGTTTTGAAGTTATGTGTAATGCCCATATTCGGTGTTCTGTGGTGCGACCGGCTCGTGAAAGCAGGATGGGCCAGTTGGGAAAATGACTCGATGCTCCTTTTTGTCATTGCGATCGACTGGGCGCTTCCCAGTATGACAACTGCAATTTACTTCACTGCAAGCTATACGCCACCGGATGCTGTGGAGACAGTCCAGTTAGACTGCGTCTCTTTCTTTCTAATGCTGCAGTATCCATTAATGGTAATCAGCCTGCCATTCTTAGTGACGTATTtcctcaaagttcaaaTGAAAGTATAGATAGAACACTCAAGCATACATAAGTTTTTAAATTCCTCATACCAACGCAAATTGGCACTTCATATTCTTGCTTCTGTTACTTGCACTTTATATTAATTGTCGTTTATAAACGTAACAACCCTCAAAATTcacaaagttgaagctcatcgaagaagagattttgCGCAAACCCCTAAATAAGCCATAAAGAACATAGATCTTGTGGCCAGTTTTCGTTGATTACTCTTAAGTGCTTAAGACTGGACCAGAGCGTATTATAGCTGCCGTTTTGTTGGATCTAAAGAGCGTTCTATACCAGACAAGATCTATATCTTTGTCCAAAAGGTTCAAACGTCGTAGattcctgaagaagaggacgaaAATGAATAACAGCGATGAATATAGAGGAACAGGATCGCTTAATCGGCGGCAGAGACTTATGAATATCATGAAGACTACGCGAGACGCGTACATCCCGGCATTTACAACAACTCTTTCACAGTTCAGATCAGAAGCCAGTAGCACCATAAAGGGTTACTATGACAGTGCGAACCACACTGGAGCAACTCAGGGCGTGCGCACCTGGCCGGTCGATATGAAAACACTGATTTACCCATCGTACACGCGCATGGTGGACCAGAGGTATTTCGAGACACATATTAGGGGTCTCGTTTTCTCACCGGGGACTATGAACCGTAAGTCGAGACTCATCTTATCTCTGTGCCGGCAATTAGTTCGCCCTTCTTCGCCTAGCGAGAGAGCGGCTTtagaagagcagctggaagCACCACTGAATGATTCGCAGTCAATCTCAGATAGCGCATCTACACATTCATCGCTTAGCCTAGATAACAGCGATGATGATACCCTCCGTTCCAGAAtttctggatttttgcATAAGCACATCATGGGAGTGACACTGACTATAGACATATCAGACGGGTcttccttgaaagaaaGAACATCTGTTGTTACAGACAATTATGGGAACTACGATGTAAAAGTTGCAACTCAATTCCAACCCCAAAACATAACCATTAATATCGATACCAAAGATGGCTGCACCGTCAACTGTCCTATCAACATTGTAAAAGACCAAGGCTTCGCTTTAATAAGCGACGTGGACGACACTATTAAGCACACAGGAGTAACAGGGGATAAGAGGTCGATGTTCAGTAATGTTTTCGTGCATGAATTTAAAACATGGGCGATCCCTGGGATGTCCCTGTGGTACAATACACTCAAAGATTCCGAAGGTGTTGACTTCTTTTATGTTTCTAATTCTCCATTTCAAATCTATCCTGTTCTTGAAGACTACGTGTCCAAGCACTTTCCAATGGGCCCACTCTTTCTGAAGCAGTACTCTGGAAATCTAGTCTCGAGCCTCATGTCTTCCAGTGCCAAAAGAAAATTAGGAACCATCCTTGGAATTCTGGCTGATTTTCCTCACAAGCGTTTTATCCTTGTTGGTGATTCTGGGGAGGGAGACTTAGAAGCCTACACTGAGGCAGTTAAGCTGTTTCCAAATCAAATTCTTGGAGTATACATTCGTTGCTGCAAGGACTCGATGAGTGATGTCGCAGCCTATGGCCACAAAGTGATAGATGAACTCAATGCCTTGATAGAGAAAAAGTATTACAGCAAAACCAATATTCCCTCGACCAGTGGAGAAGTTTCCAGCACTCGAAAGGATTTGACAAAAAGCCCAAGTATTCCTGACCTCATTCAGCTTGATGATGTTAAAACACCACCTTTGAAACCCACAAAAAAGCCTATGCTGACTTCAGCGCAGAGGCAGGAAATTGAAAGTtccaagaaagctcaaCCACCGCTTCCACCGAGAAAACACCGTACCTTTCCAAGTAGCATAAAAGAACCTAGTACTGTAAATCGGAGCGCCACCGATGACGCTATATATTACACACCATCATCGCAGAACGACTACGGTTCTTATCCCACGTTTTTTGATTCTAAAGCAGATTCATGGCGCCAGAGAGTAGTACAAACAATAAAGGAACTGAAAAACTGTAATGCACAGACACGTCTCCAGTTCTTTACAGAACCAGAGTTATGTTTAGAAGACAGCATCGAAACCATCAGGAAAGAGAAAGCGCGAAACATAGCCTAGTATTTCTTGATCTAAATAAtagcaaaagaaaaagcttccGCGCAGACCTTTGACATAATAATCACAGCTTCGACTATGTTGGAAATGACTTTGATTAGGTGTACAAAATATAATATATTTTATGTAGGGGAAGATCAGACTCAAGAGATCTTCATGCAGATGCAGTGGTTGTCGTTTTGTTAACGAGATCAAAAGTCGGGTTACTACCGTCACCGTAATCCTTAATGCCATCACCAGTGTTCGCTTCggcatctttcaaagccctgGTAAATTCAGACAAGTCCCAAGCCGAGCCCTTTGTCGCGTCCATGTCATCAACCTCCGcaaacttcttgtcctccgtgaactttttcagcacGACTTCACGGCCAGTGGGCTTTCTCTTAGCTTCGTCCCTCTTTTCTGCGTTGATCTTTTGGGTGATATGATCTTGTTTCCATTTTGCGAAATTTGCAACAGTGATAGGAGTCAGCTTGGATTTGTCCAGCTTGTCTCTCTCCGTTTCTATAAATTCTTCCAAGGTGATTTTGGGTTGGCTGTCTAGGGCCTCTTTCTCCAATCTCTTTTGCTCTTTAGTCTTCAACACGAAACCTTCAGGCAGAGAGTGCCTGTACATACATTTATCACCGCCATTGGGGCACACCCAAAACCAACCGTATTTGCCGTTTTCCACAGCCTCGATAAAGAACTTGCAAACCTTGTCCGTGGTTGTACGAAGGTTCCCGTGCTTGGATAAAATGACAGACCgaagcttctcttcgtCCCACTGATCCATAGTATCGGCTTCCTTCTCGGCTCTGGCATCCTGGTACAggtccttcttctcgacACGGCGTCCTACGTTGGGGTCATGCGAAAACTTACACCTAGCGCCCTTGTTACAGTTTCCAATTTTGAACATAGCGCACAACACGGTCTTGGGGTCTACACCAGACTTCACAGACTGATCCATCGCAGGGTTGAATAGCGCTCTTCTCTCGGCTTCCTGTCTTTccctcaaaagtttctctTCCTGCTTCTTACGCTTCATTTCCTCCTTCTTTGGATCCACCTGCGTCTGAACCTGCTGAATGAACTTCTGGACCTTAGTAGAACggtttttgttcttcataCCGAACGTCTTGTCGACattgtccttcttcttcactggctgctgctgcttcttctttggtgGCATTTCTGCTAATCAGTTGTATTGTTTTATTTCGGCCTCTCGGAAAACTGTGCTGCTGAGAATGACGTTAATCGAACTCTCTCAAACTCACCTATGgctgttcttgaaacttttcCTCAATCATTAATCAAGACTTGTCGAAAGTTCCacttttttgcaaaaatttttaagaATCTCgatggaaaaaaaaagtgttgatgtcacgTTATACGTCCGAAGGCTTAAATGTCAAACTAAGGAAGATCTTAAAGGACCTAGGAATTCCAAGACTTATATTTCGAAGAGGGAATAAATTGGCAGCTTCTATGAACGGCATTCCGAGACTTACGCGCGGATACGCTACCAGAGTCTTGCGCTCGAAATCTGGAATGAAGAAAGGCGCATTGCTCGCCGGCAGTTCTTTACTGTTAACTTATATGTGCTGGGACACTAAGTTTGTGTCCTGTGAGAGCATAAAGGGCATAAAACAGTACAATTCAGGCCCAAGTGACTCTGATCAAAGCAACACTATCTCACTGCTCTCTGATAAAGAAGTCACGCAGCGCTTGAGGCAGATGGAAAAAAGCTACTACGTACAAAGAGGGCGCGGAGTGCTACGTTACGACCTCGCCCAATTGCCCTCTAACGCACCAATAGAAGATAATCATATCGAGCAAGTGATCACGGTCCCAGTTTCTTCTGGCGGCCAGGAGGAAGCGGACCTGTATTTCTTCGGTGTATTCGACGGTCACGGCGGGCCCTACACATCGGCGAAGCTTTCGCAGAGTCTGGTGCCATATGTGGCACACCAATTAGGGCAAATTTATGGTGACTTTTCTCTCTC
The Lachancea thermotolerans CBS 6340 chromosome G complete sequence genome window above contains:
- the ECM3 gene encoding putative ATPase ECM3 (similar to uniprot|Q99252 Saccharomyces cerevisiae YOR092W ECM3 Non-essential protein of unknown function) — encoded protein: MSLTLGQAIWASVKPIIKIYLIMGCGFLLARLNILTVEATRAISDIVLTLLLPCLSFNKIVGNIEDQDIKQVGIICLSSVLIFATGWFFAYVIRMFLPVPKQWRGGILAGGMFPNISDLPIAYLQTMDQGLIFTEEQGNKGVANVIIFLAMFLICVFNLGGFRLIEKDFNYHDKESAYVNEDYEMADSHKAEDSRSSSDIAPGGSRATPTPTYRSNTRDQTSLNSLTPEESTTNSGPSIDTNQPVALTNGIQRNRSDRRGSLAGSVRALELREMPSQDITDLVREYSNVDQFGRRRSSTAHSQTGSGRRASLVRRIQTSDLTRMVTSDAAVTGKDVEESGKSLPHWIYKLVPTPYIVFFLKNCLRPCSMAVILSLIIAFIPWVKALFVTSENTPHIKQAPDNQPALSFFMDFTAYIGAASVPFGLLLLGATLGRLKLKKLYPGFWKSAVLLVVLKLCVMPIFGVLWCDRLVKAGWASWENDSMLLFVIAIDWALPSMTTAIYFTASYTPPDAVETVQLDCVSFFLMLQYPLMVISLPFLVTYFLKVQMKV
- the APP1 gene encoding phosphatidate phosphatase APP1 (similar to uniprot|P53933 Saccharomyces cerevisiae YNL094W APP1 Protein of unknown function interacts with Rvs161p and Rvs167p computational analysis of protein-protein interactions in large-scale studies suggests a possible role in actin filament organization) yields the protein MNNSDEYRGTGSLNRRQRLMNIMKTTRDAYIPAFTTTLSQFRSEASSTIKGYYDSANHTGATQGVRTWPVDMKTLIYPSYTRMVDQRYFETHIRGLVFSPGTMNRKSRLILSLCRQLVRPSSPSERAALEEQLEAPLNDSQSISDSASTHSSLSLDNSDDDTLRSRISGFLHKHIMGVTLTIDISDGSSLKERTSVVTDNYGNYDVKVATQFQPQNITINIDTKDGCTVNCPINIVKDQGFALISDVDDTIKHTGVTGDKRSMFSNVFVHEFKTWAIPGMSLWYNTLKDSEGVDFFYVSNSPFQIYPVLEDYVSKHFPMGPLFLKQYSGNLVSSLMSSSAKRKLGTILGILADFPHKRFILVGDSGEGDLEAYTEAVKLFPNQILGVYIRCCKDSMSDVAAYGHKVIDELNALIEKKYYSKTNIPSTSGEVSSTRKDLTKSPSIPDLIQLDDVKTPPLKPTKKPMLTSAQRQEIESSKKAQPPLPPRKHRTFPSSIKEPSTVNRSATDDAIYYTPSSQNDYGSYPTFFDSKADSWRQRVVQTIKELKNCNAQTRLQFFTEPELCLEDSIETIRKEKARNIA
- the TMA46 gene encoding translation machinery-associated protein TMA46 (similar to uniprot|Q12000 Saccharomyces cerevisiae YOR091W RBF46 Hypothetical ORF), with protein sequence MPPKKKQQQPVKKKDNVDKTFGMKNKNRSTKVQKFIQQVQTQVDPKKEEMKRKKQEEKLLRERQEAERRALFNPAMDQSVKSGVDPKTVLCAMFKIGNCNKGARCKFSHDPNVGRRVEKKDLYQDARAEKEADTMDQWDEEKLRSVILSKHGNLRTTTDKVCKFFIEAVENGKYGWFWVCPNGGDKCMYRHSLPEGFVLKTKEQKRLEKEALDSQPKITLEEFIETERDKLDKSKLTPITVANFAKWKQDHITQKINAEKRDEAKRKPTGREVVLKKFTEDKKFAEVDDMDATKGSAWDLSEFTRALKDAEANTGDGIKDYGDGSNPTFDLVNKTTTTASA